A single region of the Variovorax paradoxus genome encodes:
- a CDS encoding cytochrome c biogenesis protein ResB: protein MSVSTHGLRVHRGPQVLRAAVELFSSMRFAIALLTVICIASIIGTVLKQHEPINNYINQFGPFWAELFRTAKLDSVYSAWWFLLILLFLVISTSLCIARNTPRIFVDLKTFKENIRAQSLKAFGQRAENQLAEEPAAAANRIGQLLVSGGWKVKLQQREAVDGQTGAGWMVAARAGGAHKLGYIAAHSAIVLVCIGGLLDGDLVVRAQTWFNGKSVFTGGGMIADVPPQHRLSPRNPTFRGNILVPEGGQGSVAILQQSDGVLLQELPFSIELKKFIVDYYSTGMPKLFASEVVLHDRETGAQVPARIEVNHPASYKGVEIYQSSFDDGGSKVKLKAVPMAAAAKPFEVDGVIGGPSTEITNGKEKLTLEYAALRVINVENFADGGAMGSGADVRKVDLRHDIESRLGAANKTTKPKVLRNIGPSIGYKLRDAAGQAREYQNYMVPVDTGDGQPVFLLGMREKPEEPFRYLRVPADEQGSMDSFVRMRASLADADTRARAVERYIAKAVDPKRPEMAEQLSVSAARALALFAGSERAKADASTQGGWQAIAEFMEANVPEPERERAGAVLVRILNDVLFELLNLSRESAGLAALPRDDKAQAFLTQAVLAISDAHFYPAPVAMMMTDFTQVQASVFQVARAPGKNVVYLGCLLLIVGIFAMLYVRERRLWVWLAPAGTSAGDNTTTAATMAFSVNRKTIDSDREFEHLKHKLLALKKEGPASP from the coding sequence CCTTCGCGTCCATCGCGGCCCGCAAGTGCTTCGCGCTGCGGTGGAGCTGTTCTCGTCGATGCGGTTCGCGATTGCGCTGCTCACGGTCATCTGCATCGCATCGATCATCGGCACCGTGCTCAAGCAGCACGAGCCGATTAACAACTACATCAACCAGTTCGGTCCGTTCTGGGCCGAGCTGTTTCGCACGGCCAAGCTCGATTCGGTCTACAGCGCCTGGTGGTTCCTGCTGATCCTGCTTTTCCTGGTGATCAGCACGTCGCTCTGCATTGCGCGCAACACGCCGCGCATTTTTGTGGACCTGAAGACCTTCAAGGAAAACATCCGCGCGCAGAGTCTCAAGGCCTTTGGCCAGCGCGCTGAAAACCAGCTTGCCGAGGAGCCCGCCGCGGCGGCCAACCGCATCGGCCAACTGCTGGTGAGCGGCGGCTGGAAGGTCAAGCTGCAGCAGCGCGAAGCCGTGGACGGCCAGACGGGAGCCGGCTGGATGGTTGCCGCGCGTGCCGGCGGGGCCCACAAGCTGGGCTACATCGCCGCGCACAGCGCGATCGTGCTGGTGTGCATCGGCGGCCTGCTCGACGGCGACCTGGTGGTGCGTGCCCAGACCTGGTTCAACGGCAAGAGCGTGTTCACCGGCGGCGGCATGATTGCCGACGTGCCGCCGCAGCACCGGCTGTCGCCCCGCAACCCGACCTTCCGCGGCAACATCCTGGTGCCCGAAGGCGGGCAGGGCAGCGTGGCCATCCTGCAGCAGTCGGACGGCGTGCTGCTGCAGGAGCTGCCGTTCTCGATCGAGCTCAAGAAGTTCATCGTCGACTACTACTCGACCGGCATGCCCAAGCTGTTTGCGAGCGAGGTGGTGCTGCACGACCGCGAGACCGGTGCCCAGGTGCCCGCGCGCATCGAGGTCAATCATCCGGCCAGCTACAAGGGCGTGGAAATCTACCAGTCGAGCTTCGATGACGGCGGCTCCAAGGTAAAGCTCAAGGCGGTGCCGATGGCGGCCGCCGCCAAACCTTTCGAAGTCGATGGCGTCATCGGCGGGCCGAGCACCGAAATTACCAACGGCAAGGAAAAGCTCACGCTCGAATACGCCGCGCTGCGCGTGATCAACGTCGAGAATTTTGCCGACGGCGGTGCCATGGGCAGCGGCGCCGACGTACGCAAGGTCGACCTGCGCCACGACATCGAATCGCGCCTGGGCGCCGCCAACAAGACCACCAAGCCGAAGGTGCTGCGCAACATCGGCCCGAGCATCGGCTACAAGCTGCGCGACGCCGCGGGCCAGGCGCGCGAGTACCAGAACTACATGGTGCCGGTCGACACGGGTGACGGCCAGCCGGTGTTCCTGCTCGGCATGCGCGAAAAGCCCGAAGAGCCGTTCCGCTACCTTCGCGTGCCGGCCGACGAGCAGGGCAGCATGGACAGCTTCGTGCGCATGCGCGCTTCGCTGGCCGACGCCGACACCCGCGCGCGTGCCGTCGAGCGCTACATCGCCAAGGCCGTCGATCCGAAGCGGCCCGAAATGGCCGAGCAGCTGAGCGTTTCGGCTGCGCGTGCTCTCGCGCTCTTTGCCGGCAGTGAGCGTGCGAAGGCCGACGCCAGCACGCAGGGAGGCTGGCAGGCCATCGCGGAATTCATGGAAGCCAACGTGCCCGAGCCTGAGCGCGAACGTGCCGGCGCGGTGCTGGTGCGCATCCTGAACGACGTGCTGTTCGAGCTGCTCAACCTCAGCCGCGAAAGCGCGGGGCTCGCGGCCTTGCCGCGCGACGACAAGGCGCAGGCCTTTCTCACGCAGGCGGTGCTGGCCATCAGCGACGCGCATTTCTATCCGGCGCCAGTCGCGATGATGATGACCGACTTCACCCAGGTGCAGGCCAGCGTCTTCCAGGTGGCGCGTGCGCCCGGAAAGAACGTGGTCTATCTGGGCTGCCTGTTGCTGATCGTCGGAATTTTTGCCATGCTGTACGTGCGCGAGCGCCGGCTCTGGGTGTGGCTGGCACCCGCCGGCACGAGCGCAGGAGACAACACCACCACGGCTGCCACGATGGCCTTCTCGGTCAATCGCAAGACGATTGACAGCGATCGCGAGTTCGAGCACCTCAAGCACAAACTGCTTGCCTTGAAAAAAGAAGGACCGGCGTCGCCATGA